The Spirosoma sp. SC4-14 DNA window ACGATGTGCTGGTCTTACCGGGTATTCGTGTATTTCCCAAGGCGGTTATCACCATTTTTAATCGCTGGGGCGAAGTTGTTTATCGGTCCCAGCCCGGCTATACAGATCCATTCGATGGGACACAGCATGGTCGCCCGTTACCAGCCGGTCTATATACCTATCATCTGACTACCGGAACCGATCTGCCGCCCATCAACGGCACCATTATGCTTCTGCGGAAATAGGGTTTATGGTTGCGTTCCGTCTAAAGTAGCGCAACCATAAACCACAAACTAATACCGACTATCGTCGTCGTCATCGTCCTCATCTTCGTTGCCGAAGCCACTTCCCGGATTAAACATCGAACCCAGTAAGTCTTTGAATTGCTGGCCCGTATCGAGTGCTTTCTTACCGATCAGCGAATGCTCGGCCAGGCCATGTAAGGCAAACTCCATCATGAACAATTTTTCGGGTTTGCTTAGCCGGGGGTGAAACTGATCGACCACATCGTCCAGCCCATCGATCGTACGCAACCGGGCCTCGTAGTCGCGGTTAGTCAGCTCGCTCAGAATTTCCATAACATTGCCATCCCCGAACCAATCAGTGATTTTTTTGTATGGATTGCCTCGCTTGTCTTTTTTCGCTTTTTCAGGATTGGGGAAGTACTGCAAAAACTGATTTCGAACCGCCTTACCAATCAGGTTCTGGGCCACAATAACCGGTCCTTCAACTTCGCCTTCGTATACCAGTTCGACTTTACCGCAAATGGCCGGAATAACGCCATACAGATCGGCAATGCGTACATACGTTTCTTTTTCGCCATTGAGCAATGCCCGGCGTTCGGCCGAGGAGAGCAGGTTTTCATAAGCCGAAATGGTCATCCGGGCCGACACTCCACTTTTCGAATCGACGTATTCACTCTCGCGGGCTTCAAGGGCCACCTGCTCAATCAGATCGGCAATGAGATCGTTGGTTTTCACCATGCTTTTTTGCTCGGTTTTCACGATGGCTTCCTGCATCGTAATTTTCTTACCAATCTCAATCGATTTTGGGTAGTGCGTCACAATCTGCGAGTCGATCCGGTCTTTCAGTGGCGTAACAATGCTACCCCGGTTTGTATAGTCTTCCGGGTTAGCCGTAAACACGAACTGAATATCGAGCGGTAGCCGGAGTTTAAAGCCCCGAATCTGAATATCGCCTTCCTGTAAAATATTAAACAGCGATACCTGAATACGGGCCTGCAAATCGGGCAATTCGTTGATCACAAAAATACACCGGTGCGAGCGCGGGATCAGGCCAAAGTGAATGGTCCGTTCGTCGGAATACGGCAATTTCAGCGTTGCCGCCTTAATGGGGTCAACGTCGCCAATAAGATCGGCCACCGATACATCGGGAGTTGCCAGCTTTTCGGTATAGCGATCATTGCGATGCATCCAGGCAATGGGCGTATGATCACCTCGTTCAGCAATCAAATCCAGCGCAAAGCGAGACAATGGCTGCATTGGGTCGTCGTTCAGTTCCGAACCAGCCACAATCGGGATGTATTCATCCAGCAAATTAACCATCAGCCGGGCAATTCGGGTTTTGGCCTGCCCCCGAAGCCCCAGCAGATTGATGTGGTGCATGGACAGAATTGCCCGTTCCACATCAGGAATAACGGTATCTTCATAGCCCCAGATACCCGGAAAAACTACCTCCTTGTTTCGAATCCGTTCGATCAGATTTTCACGTAGTTCCTGTTTAATAGATCGAGGTTGGTAGCCAGCGGCTTTCAGTTCGCCGAGTGTAGTAATTTTCAGTAAGTTAGATGACTTCAGGCTGCGGTAGTTCATTCGCGTTTAATGGATAACGGATAATGTACAATTGGAGGCAGGCTTGTCAGTTATTAACATGGCTGGCAGCGCTCTACACGGTTCAATGTACATTATTCCTAACAGGCTTTCGATTGAAATGGTTTTTGGTCGCTAAAATTGGCTACTTTTACGATTGTTGTAACGAGTGTTTGCGCTGGGCAAGAGTGTCCGTTGCCGTCTATGAAATCCGTTTTTATTCTTTTTTCTTTTCTATTTTTTGTATTCGGTATATCGGCTTGCCGTGTCAGAAACGCTCCTCCCGAGCTAACAACATTACACCCCAGCGAAGCCTATGTAGGCCAGGAAATTACGTTGGGTGGGTATCAGTTTGGCGATGAACCAGTTGTTACCTTTGGCCGATCGGGATCAGCCGTAGCGGGTCAGGTCGTTAGTGGAGCAGACCAGAGCATCCGGGTCATCGTTCCCATTCTTAGCCCTGGTCTTACGCAGGTGCAGGTCCAGACCAGCGAAGGCATCTCCGATCCACTGCCCATAAAAATATTGCAACCCCCTCCGGTTGTTAGTGCAGTATCGCCCGAAAACGGTCTACCCGGAACTACATTTGTTATCACAGGCAATTATTTAAATCAGATCGAAGAACTTCGGCTCGATCAGACCGAAGCCATTATTAAAGACAGTAGCGCTACGAAGTTAACCCTGCAAGTCCCCCAGAATATGCCGCATGGCCCCATCAATATTGTGATCGGGACCAAAGGTGGGGTTACGAACGCCAGTTTTATTGTTGCCGGAACACCCCAGATTGCGAGTATTTCGCCAAAGGTGGGCAAGCCAGGCTCCGAACTTGTTATTCAGGGCGTTAATCTCACCGACGGGCTGGTTCAGATAAATGGCCTGACCACCGACCGCAACCAAACTATTGTTAAAGACAATGAAATCCGAACGCCTATTCCGATGAATGCCACCTCGGGGCTGGTAACGGTTACGGTGTTTGAGAAACTGGTTGCCACCAGCACCGATAGTTTAAAAATTGTGCTGCCTCCAGCCGTAGCCAACCTTAGTGCCCGCGATGGCATTGCAGGCGATAAAATTATTCTGACGGGGCTTAACTTAAAGGATGTTACCGGCGTCATGTTTGGTTCTACCCCGGTGTCGTATCGTATTCTTAACGACACCCAAATAGAAGCAACCGTACCGACACTCATGGCTTCGGGATCGCTTGCTGTTTCGGTCACCAGCGCGGGCGGAACAGCCACCGCTACGGATCAGTTTTTCTTTTACCTGGCTCCTTCGAACCTGGTTCTTACCCCTACGCGACAGTTGCCGCTTCAGCAAATCTCGATTACGGGTCAGAATCTGTACCGGATCACCGAGGTGAAAGTAAGCGGACAGGTTGTGTCGATCATTAGCCGGATTGAAGGTTCGCAGCTTCAGATCGGTGTTCCGGCCGATGCCGTCAGCGGTCCAATTACGGTTACCAACCGGGCAGGAACCGCCACCAGTCAGCCATTGGTTGTGATTCAGGCACCGGTCATTACAGCAATTGTTCCGGCCAAAGCACGTCCGGGCGAACGGGTTGTCGTGCAGGGCAATTACCTGTACAATGCACAATTCTATTTTACGGGATCGACACCCCCCGCAGCCGATGGCGGAAAAAATGACGATACAGAACGCTGGATACTGGTTCCGTCGGATGCACAAACGGGGCCAATTCGTGTGATTAATGCCACAAATGTGTCAGTCAATACCGATGTTTTCACGGTGGTTCGGCTGGCAGCGATTACCGACTTCACGCCTAAAACAGCAAAAGTGGGCGACGAAATCACCATAACGGGGCAGAATCTGTCGAGTGTAACCGCCGTAAAATTCAACGGGGGCACACTGCCAACTACCTTCCGACTGTCGGGAAGTTCGCTGATTGTGGCCGTGCCGACCGGAGCAATAACGGGCCAGATCTGTCTGACGACCGAAGCTGGAAGCACCTGTACCAGTGCCAATTTCTCCCCGGCTCAATAATGCTGGATGGTTTCAGACTCCAGAGTCTGAAACCATCCAGCATTTTACCCATTCACT harbors:
- a CDS encoding magnesium chelatase, which translates into the protein MNYRSLKSSNLLKITTLGELKAAGYQPRSIKQELRENLIERIRNKEVVFPGIWGYEDTVIPDVERAILSMHHINLLGLRGQAKTRIARLMVNLLDEYIPIVAGSELNDDPMQPLSRFALDLIAERGDHTPIAWMHRNDRYTEKLATPDVSVADLIGDVDPIKAATLKLPYSDERTIHFGLIPRSHRCIFVINELPDLQARIQVSLFNILQEGDIQIRGFKLRLPLDIQFVFTANPEDYTNRGSIVTPLKDRIDSQIVTHYPKSIEIGKKITMQEAIVKTEQKSMVKTNDLIADLIEQVALEARESEYVDSKSGVSARMTISAYENLLSSAERRALLNGEKETYVRIADLYGVIPAICGKVELVYEGEVEGPVIVAQNLIGKAVRNQFLQYFPNPEKAKKDKRGNPYKKITDWFGDGNVMEILSELTNRDYEARLRTIDGLDDVVDQFHPRLSKPEKLFMMEFALHGLAEHSLIGKKALDTGQQFKDLLGSMFNPGSGFGNEDEDDDDDDSRY
- a CDS encoding IPT/TIG domain-containing protein, encoding MKSVFILFSFLFFVFGISACRVRNAPPELTTLHPSEAYVGQEITLGGYQFGDEPVVTFGRSGSAVAGQVVSGADQSIRVIVPILSPGLTQVQVQTSEGISDPLPIKILQPPPVVSAVSPENGLPGTTFVITGNYLNQIEELRLDQTEAIIKDSSATKLTLQVPQNMPHGPINIVIGTKGGVTNASFIVAGTPQIASISPKVGKPGSELVIQGVNLTDGLVQINGLTTDRNQTIVKDNEIRTPIPMNATSGLVTVTVFEKLVATSTDSLKIVLPPAVANLSARDGIAGDKIILTGLNLKDVTGVMFGSTPVSYRILNDTQIEATVPTLMASGSLAVSVTSAGGTATATDQFFFYLAPSNLVLTPTRQLPLQQISITGQNLYRITEVKVSGQVVSIISRIEGSQLQIGVPADAVSGPITVTNRAGTATSQPLVVIQAPVITAIVPAKARPGERVVVQGNYLYNAQFYFTGSTPPAADGGKNDDTERWILVPSDAQTGPIRVINATNVSVNTDVFTVVRLAAITDFTPKTAKVGDEITITGQNLSSVTAVKFNGGTLPTTFRLSGSSLIVAVPTGAITGQICLTTEAGSTCTSANFSPAQ